The Streptomyces aurantiacus genome includes a region encoding these proteins:
- a CDS encoding GlxA family transcriptional regulator codes for MLQTQCGERPEPSGHPEGSGRPGPREYDGHVERVVVLALDGVYPFELGIPNRVFGSAEGRYEVLTCTVDGQPVRSSSDFSITVEHGPDVLRTADTVVIPPFALANLSADLPDAVADALRAIGSDARIVSICTGAFVLAAAGMLAGRRATTHWQLAGLFRQMFPDVELDADVLFVDEDSLLTSAGAASGVDVCLHLVRKDHGTELANRVARSCVVPPWRDGGQAQYIEQPVPEPTATSTAATRHWALQRLGEPLTLAALAGHARMSLRTFARRFNDEVGMSPGRWLIQQRVVRARQLLESSDLPVDQIAGEVGFATGASLRQHLHASIGVAPQTYRRTFQAGQQG; via the coding sequence ATGCTGCAGACGCAATGCGGAGAGCGCCCCGAACCCTCCGGGCACCCCGAGGGCTCCGGACGGCCGGGGCCCCGGGAGTACGACGGACACGTGGAAAGAGTGGTCGTGCTGGCCCTGGACGGGGTCTACCCCTTCGAGCTCGGCATCCCGAACCGGGTCTTCGGCTCGGCCGAGGGGCGCTACGAGGTGCTGACCTGCACCGTCGACGGGCAGCCGGTGCGCAGCAGCTCGGACTTCTCGATCACCGTCGAGCACGGCCCCGACGTGCTGCGTACGGCCGACACCGTGGTCATTCCGCCCTTCGCGCTGGCGAACCTCAGCGCCGACCTCCCCGACGCGGTGGCCGACGCGCTCAGGGCCATCGGGTCGGACGCCCGCATCGTCTCGATCTGCACGGGCGCCTTCGTGCTGGCGGCGGCCGGGATGCTGGCCGGCCGCCGGGCCACGACGCACTGGCAACTGGCCGGGCTCTTCCGGCAGATGTTCCCGGACGTCGAACTGGACGCAGACGTGCTGTTCGTCGACGAGGACTCCCTCCTCACCTCGGCCGGGGCCGCGTCCGGCGTCGACGTGTGCCTGCACCTCGTGCGCAAGGACCACGGCACCGAACTGGCCAACCGGGTGGCGCGGTCCTGCGTGGTACCGCCCTGGCGCGACGGCGGCCAGGCGCAGTACATCGAGCAGCCCGTGCCCGAGCCCACGGCGACGAGCACCGCGGCCACCCGGCACTGGGCGCTGCAACGACTCGGTGAGCCGCTGACCCTGGCCGCGCTCGCCGGCCACGCCCGGATGAGCCTGCGCACCTTCGCCCGTCGCTTCAATGACGAGGTCGGGATGAGCCCCGGCCGCTGGCTCATTCAGCAACGGGTCGTCCGGGCACGGCAGTTGCTCGAATCCAGCGATCTGCCGGTGGACCAGATCGCCGGTGAGGTCGGGTTCGCCACGGGCGCCTCGCTGCGGCAGCACCTGCACGCGTCGATCGGGGTGGCACCGCAGACGTACCGGCGTACGTTCCAGGCCGGACAGCAGGGCTGA